The following are from one region of the Paramicrobacterium humi genome:
- a CDS encoding hydroxymethylglutaryl-CoA synthase, with the protein MTIGIHDISAATGGLVFALADLADHEGIDVGKYHRGIGQTEMSVLTDDEDIVTMAARAATPILERHGVDGIRTVVFATESGIDQSKAAGVFLHGVLGLPHEVRVVELKEACYSATAAIQFALGIVARRPEERVLVIASDNARYELDSSGEATQGAAAVAMLISASPAVLEIEPVSGLWTDDVMDFWRPNDRSTALVDGRYSVAVYLDSLEGAWKDYQSQGGAAYESFARVCYHQPFTRMAVKAQQRLARIAGDADAAGADTEHLAGTTIYNTRIGNSYTASIYLAFLSLLDNGPDLSGERIGFFSYGSGAVSEFFAGVLVPGYKQQLRPESMERMLEARRPIDYTEYRRRHVEFDRPGDFETVDETLGAVRFAGTTDLKRQYERR; encoded by the coding sequence ATGACCATCGGCATCCACGACATCTCCGCTGCGACCGGCGGCCTCGTCTTCGCGCTCGCGGATCTCGCCGATCACGAGGGCATCGATGTGGGGAAATACCACCGGGGCATCGGCCAGACCGAGATGAGCGTGCTGACCGATGACGAGGACATCGTGACCATGGCGGCGCGAGCCGCCACGCCGATCCTCGAGAGACACGGCGTCGACGGCATCCGCACGGTCGTCTTCGCCACGGAGTCGGGAATCGACCAGTCGAAGGCGGCGGGAGTGTTCCTGCACGGTGTTCTCGGGCTGCCGCACGAAGTGCGCGTCGTCGAGCTCAAGGAAGCCTGCTATTCGGCGACGGCCGCCATCCAGTTCGCCCTCGGCATCGTGGCACGTCGGCCCGAAGAGCGCGTGCTCGTGATCGCGAGCGACAACGCCCGATACGAGCTCGACTCGAGCGGTGAGGCGACCCAGGGCGCCGCCGCTGTCGCGATGCTGATCTCCGCTTCGCCCGCCGTGCTCGAGATCGAACCCGTCTCGGGACTGTGGACAGATGACGTCATGGACTTCTGGCGGCCGAACGACCGCAGCACGGCGCTTGTCGACGGCCGCTACTCGGTCGCGGTGTACCTCGACTCCCTCGAGGGCGCCTGGAAGGACTACCAGTCGCAAGGCGGCGCCGCCTACGAGAGCTTCGCCCGAGTCTGCTACCACCAGCCGTTCACGCGCATGGCCGTCAAGGCGCAGCAGCGGCTCGCGCGCATCGCCGGCGACGCTGACGCCGCGGGAGCCGACACCGAGCACCTTGCGGGAACCACCATCTACAACACGCGCATCGGCAACAGCTACACGGCGTCGATCTACCTCGCCTTCCTGTCGCTCCTCGACAACGGACCCGACCTTTCGGGGGAGCGCATCGGCTTCTTCAGCTACGGCTCCGGCGCCGTCTCGGAGTTCTTCGCCGGCGTGCTCGTTCCGGGCTACAAGCAGCAGCTGCGGCCGGAGTCGATGGAGCGGATGCTGGAGGCGCGACGCCCCATCGACTACACCGAGTACCGCCGTCGTCACGTCGAGTTCGACCGCCCCGGTGATTTCGAGACCGTGGACGAGACGCTCGGCGCCGTTCGCTTCGCGGGCACGACCGATCTGAAGCGGCAGTACGAGCGACGCTGA
- a CDS encoding NAD(P)/FAD-dependent oxidoreductase, translated as MTQHYDVVVIGGGPAGLSAALNLVRARMRVLVLDANRPRHAATLFAHGFLTRDNISPLELRRLGREDVAGYENGEVQFAHVDTVTRLDSGFRVIATGVRGAPDRDVHAARIVVATGLAEILPDIGNGRAFYGTSLHSCYECDGWEKQDRPLVVIGEGDDLAWRAWWTLQWTNDLIVLTNGANVVTAQEEAELAAVGVDVIRTPIDEIRGDHGVMTGVALTDGHVIPRTTGFLLPRQQARLEFLDDLEIGRDSAGLLVVDNRGRTSLPGVYAAGDITPPGPQQIAIAAGAGALVSATIVGDEIRERRASVL; from the coding sequence ATGACCCAGCACTACGACGTCGTCGTCATCGGGGGAGGGCCCGCCGGACTCTCGGCGGCGCTCAACCTCGTACGGGCGCGCATGCGCGTCCTCGTGCTCGACGCGAATCGGCCGCGGCACGCGGCGACGCTCTTCGCCCACGGCTTCCTCACTCGCGACAACATCTCGCCGCTCGAGCTGCGGCGGCTCGGCCGCGAGGACGTCGCGGGTTACGAGAACGGCGAAGTGCAGTTCGCCCACGTCGACACGGTGACGCGCCTCGACTCCGGGTTTCGGGTGATCGCGACAGGAGTGCGCGGAGCCCCGGATCGCGACGTGCATGCGGCTCGCATCGTTGTGGCGACAGGGCTGGCCGAGATTCTGCCCGACATCGGCAACGGGCGCGCGTTCTACGGCACGAGCCTGCACAGCTGCTACGAGTGCGACGGGTGGGAGAAGCAGGACCGCCCCCTCGTCGTCATCGGTGAGGGCGACGACCTCGCCTGGCGGGCCTGGTGGACGCTGCAGTGGACGAACGATCTCATCGTGCTCACCAACGGCGCGAACGTCGTCACCGCGCAGGAAGAGGCGGAACTCGCCGCCGTGGGAGTCGATGTCATCCGGACGCCCATCGACGAGATTCGCGGCGACCACGGCGTGATGACGGGGGTGGCACTCACCGACGGCCACGTGATCCCGCGAACGACCGGCTTCCTGCTGCCGCGTCAGCAGGCGCGCCTCGAGTTCCTCGACGATCTTGAGATCGGGCGGGACTCAGCCGGACTGCTCGTCGTCGATAACCGCGGGCGCACCTCCCTGCCTGGCGTCTACGCCGCCGGCGACATCACGCCGCCCGGACCCCAGCAGATCGCGATCGCGGCAGGCGCCGGTGCGCTCGTGTCGGCGACCATCGTTGGCGACGAGATCCGCGAGCGACGCGCGAGCGTGTTGTAA
- a CDS encoding GIY-YIG nuclease family protein — MHLYRTRASALRRSLAALLRHQMPILEDVIPGRKGKFGLAEPSETKLTAWILQNLTLTWMECSSPGHVERAVVAVSMPPLNYTFASRGPYAKIMRRLRSELRADAMRKQHSVNAGIRTEDRPLG; from the coding sequence ATGCATCTCTACAGGACGCGAGCATCAGCGTTACGCCGATCTCTGGCTGCGCTCCTACGGCACCAGATGCCGATTCTGGAGGACGTTATACCGGGCCGAAAAGGCAAGTTTGGCCTCGCTGAGCCGTCTGAAACCAAACTGACCGCCTGGATTCTTCAGAACCTCACGCTCACCTGGATGGAGTGCTCATCACCAGGCCACGTAGAGCGCGCTGTCGTCGCGGTGTCGATGCCACCGCTCAATTACACTTTTGCAAGCCGCGGCCCGTACGCCAAAATCATGAGGCGTCTGCGAAGTGAACTGCGGGCAGATGCGATGCGCAAGCAGCATTCGGTTAACGCTGGCATTCGTACCGAGGACAGGCCTCTTGGGTAA
- a CDS encoding glycoside hydrolase family 78 protein — protein MNHPALSEPASTTFATRSASTFVAAPFGRINAAPYFRREFTVGEGLVRATLSVTALGIVEPYLNGRRVGSEMLTPGWTSYRHRLIVTTIDVTDDVRPGQNAVGAIVGDGWAIGRLGWERQRHLYADQPALFVELELDYSDHTIVIGTDDSFRVSTGAVQANSLYDGETYDARLEPEGWNEPGFDDSAWSHAQVVDWDLTTLERRTAPPIRRIEELAPAAITTSPSGKIIVDFGQNISGWLNITVSGEAGREITIRHAEILTPAGELEPETNRTAEATDRYTLRGDAIETWEPRFTFHGFRFAQIDGWPGKLAPDAVRAVVVHTDMVRTGWFETSNPLVTKLHSNVVWSMRDNFVGVPTDCPQRDERLGWTGDLNAFAPTAAFLYDVREMLGSWLQDLAAEQTEKGFVPWVVPDALSQPSSPTALWSDVAVSLPWLLYQEYGDLEILRDCYASMTAFIRQVAALLDESGLWSSGFQFGDWLDPDAPASNPAAAKTDRHLVASAFLCKTTREMSATAELLGHKQDARAFLDLANRVRAAFRREYVTESGRLVSESATAYALAITFEILDADQLQKAGDQLAQIVAQRGYRISTGFAGTPLVTDALSRTGHIDTAYRLLLEEECPSFLYPVTMGATTIWERWDSVLPDGTVNATGMTSLNHYALGAVADWLHRVVGGLERIEPGYKRVRIAPQPGGDLTWVRTVHDTIRGRFEVSWKIEGGEVVVDVTIPHDVEADIVLPFQPQDAERCVGEGVHSWRYPVSAGYGATAAVTMDSPIRDLTKRDGAWEAVSDVLQRYFPGLPLDPYAPEAAAMSLNAVLQHVPGASPVLENELKNALAIATQ, from the coding sequence ATGAACCACCCTGCACTCTCAGAGCCAGCGTCCACCACGTTCGCCACGCGGAGCGCGAGCACGTTCGTTGCCGCGCCGTTTGGCCGAATCAATGCGGCTCCCTACTTCCGTCGCGAGTTCACGGTCGGGGAAGGGCTTGTGCGAGCCACGCTATCCGTAACTGCACTAGGCATCGTCGAGCCGTACCTCAACGGCAGGCGAGTCGGAAGCGAGATGCTCACGCCTGGTTGGACTTCGTATCGGCACCGGTTGATCGTCACCACAATCGATGTAACGGACGACGTTCGTCCGGGGCAAAATGCGGTCGGCGCGATTGTAGGCGACGGCTGGGCGATTGGTCGGCTCGGATGGGAACGGCAACGCCACCTTTACGCCGACCAACCAGCGCTGTTCGTTGAGCTGGAGCTAGATTACAGCGATCACACGATAGTGATCGGTACGGACGACTCCTTCCGGGTCAGCACAGGAGCGGTACAAGCGAATAGCCTGTATGACGGCGAGACCTACGATGCTCGGCTGGAGCCGGAGGGGTGGAACGAGCCAGGCTTCGACGACAGCGCATGGTCCCATGCCCAAGTCGTCGACTGGGATCTCACGACGCTGGAGAGACGGACCGCTCCCCCGATTCGTCGGATCGAGGAACTTGCCCCTGCGGCGATCACCACAAGCCCTTCGGGAAAGATCATCGTGGACTTCGGCCAGAACATCTCCGGATGGCTGAACATCACCGTCTCCGGCGAGGCCGGCCGCGAAATCACAATTCGCCACGCAGAGATCCTCACTCCAGCCGGAGAATTAGAGCCCGAAACAAACCGCACCGCGGAGGCAACCGACCGGTACACGCTCCGCGGAGACGCGATCGAAACTTGGGAGCCCCGGTTCACCTTCCACGGCTTTCGCTTCGCCCAAATTGACGGATGGCCTGGCAAACTCGCCCCTGATGCAGTGCGCGCGGTGGTCGTTCACACAGACATGGTGCGCACCGGCTGGTTCGAAACGTCCAACCCTCTTGTCACGAAGCTGCACTCGAACGTGGTGTGGTCAATGCGAGACAACTTCGTCGGGGTGCCCACCGATTGCCCCCAACGCGACGAGCGACTCGGCTGGACGGGCGACCTAAATGCATTCGCACCAACTGCCGCCTTCCTCTACGACGTTCGAGAAATGCTCGGCTCCTGGTTGCAAGACCTCGCCGCAGAGCAGACCGAGAAGGGCTTCGTGCCCTGGGTTGTGCCGGACGCCCTGTCCCAACCGTCCTCTCCGACTGCACTGTGGAGCGACGTCGCAGTAAGCCTCCCCTGGCTCCTCTACCAGGAATACGGCGACCTCGAAATTCTGCGCGACTGCTACGCGTCAATGACCGCCTTTATCCGCCAGGTAGCCGCGCTACTCGATGAGTCCGGACTCTGGAGCTCCGGATTCCAGTTTGGCGACTGGCTCGATCCAGATGCACCGGCAAGTAACCCCGCTGCTGCGAAAACCGATCGTCACCTGGTCGCTAGCGCCTTCCTCTGTAAAACCACTCGCGAGATGTCCGCCACGGCGGAACTGCTCGGTCACAAACAGGATGCACGCGCGTTCCTCGACCTCGCTAACCGCGTTCGGGCCGCGTTCCGACGCGAATATGTCACCGAATCAGGCCGCCTCGTCTCCGAATCGGCGACGGCATATGCCCTCGCCATTACCTTCGAGATTCTCGACGCTGATCAGCTGCAAAAAGCAGGCGACCAGCTTGCCCAGATCGTCGCCCAACGCGGATATAGGATCTCTACCGGTTTCGCTGGCACTCCCCTCGTCACAGACGCGCTCAGCCGCACCGGACACATCGACACCGCCTACCGTCTCCTCCTCGAGGAAGAATGTCCCTCTTTCCTTTACCCAGTGACCATGGGTGCAACGACGATCTGGGAGCGCTGGGATTCCGTGCTCCCAGACGGAACCGTCAATGCCACAGGCATGACCTCACTCAACCACTACGCGCTCGGCGCTGTCGCAGACTGGCTGCACCGGGTCGTAGGCGGACTGGAACGCATTGAACCCGGGTACAAACGAGTCCGCATCGCTCCCCAGCCAGGAGGGGATCTGACGTGGGTGCGTACTGTGCATGACACAATTCGGGGGCGCTTCGAGGTCTCTTGGAAGATCGAAGGAGGAGAAGTTGTCGTCGATGTCACCATCCCGCACGATGTTGAGGCCGACATCGTGTTGCCTTTCCAGCCGCAGGATGCCGAACGTTGTGTTGGGGAGGGAGTGCACTCCTGGCGCTATCCGGTCTCCGCGGGCTACGGGGCAACCGCCGCAGTGACGATGGATTCACCTATCCGAGACCTGACTAAGCGAGATGGGGCCTGGGAGGCTGTCTCCGACGTGCTGCAGCGCTACTTCCCCGGACTTCCGCTAGACCCCTACGCCCCGGAAGCTGCCGCTATGTCGCTTAACGCAGTTCTGCAGCACGTTCCGGGAGCCTCGCCCGTACTTGAGAACGAGCTCAAGAACGCTCTGGCAATTGCGACACAATGA
- a CDS encoding MFS transporter, whose amino-acid sequence MTTIKVYSGGVASGDSFQLSGGSLSKPSKEKLVPQSTSDRQTRPWWTAIVSGMASYIDAAAIVSFGTAMVLYQSAIGLTPGEIGLASGGLTFGIAFGAIFGGRLGDRFGRRPIFTITMVLIIGSTIALALAGSFPVIISSAVVLGIATGADLPVSLSTISEAASDENRGKLIGFSHLLWASGIIVCSFLSAGVASMGRLGAQILFVHITVVAALVLVGRLTIPESATWLTARNERRRGVATVRADRASIKDLLSVSYRTPFLGLLGFYALTNLAANTGGQFGSYLLVNAGGVDLQTATLIGLPFIPLGIVGALWFMKIADSSKRFTYFTVGAICWVVSQLVYAVFGISLATAIVAGLVGLVGTTFAFEGIMKVWTQEQFPTLLRTTAQGTIIAIARLFAAALATVTPLLVALSPNLFYLFLAIVIAVGCGLAWKVFRTRDGHNEFNSETQDETVSVL is encoded by the coding sequence GTGACGACAATCAAGGTGTACAGTGGCGGAGTCGCTTCCGGTGATTCGTTTCAATTGAGTGGCGGCTCCCTATCCAAACCTTCAAAGGAGAAGCTCGTGCCTCAGTCCACATCCGATCGCCAGACCCGTCCTTGGTGGACGGCGATTGTGTCAGGGATGGCCTCCTACATTGACGCGGCAGCCATCGTGAGTTTCGGAACAGCAATGGTTCTCTATCAGTCGGCGATCGGGCTTACTCCAGGCGAGATCGGCCTTGCCTCGGGTGGTCTCACTTTCGGCATCGCGTTCGGTGCGATATTCGGCGGACGTCTTGGCGATCGGTTCGGGCGACGCCCAATCTTCACCATCACGATGGTGCTCATCATCGGTTCCACGATCGCGTTGGCCCTAGCGGGATCATTCCCGGTCATCATTAGTTCGGCAGTAGTGCTCGGTATTGCCACCGGAGCTGATCTGCCCGTGTCCTTGTCCACGATCTCCGAGGCCGCCTCGGATGAAAACCGCGGCAAGCTGATTGGCTTCTCACATCTACTTTGGGCATCCGGCATCATCGTTTGCTCGTTCCTCAGCGCGGGGGTCGCGAGCATGGGTCGGCTTGGTGCGCAGATTCTGTTCGTACACATCACCGTCGTGGCTGCCTTGGTCCTGGTTGGCCGACTGACCATCCCGGAATCTGCAACGTGGTTGACCGCACGCAATGAGCGTCGCCGAGGAGTCGCCACGGTTCGCGCCGATCGAGCCTCCATCAAGGACTTGCTGAGCGTCTCGTATCGCACGCCATTCCTCGGACTCCTCGGTTTCTATGCGCTGACAAATCTTGCCGCGAACACCGGCGGGCAGTTCGGCTCCTATCTTCTGGTGAACGCCGGCGGAGTTGATCTGCAGACCGCGACCCTGATTGGCCTGCCGTTCATCCCGCTAGGCATCGTTGGCGCCCTGTGGTTCATGAAAATTGCGGACTCTTCTAAGCGGTTCACCTATTTCACGGTTGGGGCGATCTGCTGGGTCGTTTCCCAACTCGTGTATGCCGTCTTCGGCATCAGCCTTGCCACAGCGATAGTCGCGGGGCTCGTCGGGCTTGTCGGCACCACATTCGCCTTTGAGGGAATCATGAAGGTGTGGACCCAGGAGCAGTTCCCCACACTGCTACGCACCACCGCCCAGGGCACCATTATCGCCATCGCACGCCTGTTCGCCGCGGCGCTGGCTACGGTCACTCCGCTTCTCGTGGCACTCAGCCCGAACCTGTTCTACCTTTTCCTAGCCATCGTTATCGCAGTCGGTTGCGGGCTCGCGTGGAAGGTATTTCGGACCCGTGACGGTCATAACGAGTTCAACAGTGAAACACAGGACGAAACGGTGTCCGTCCTATGA
- a CDS encoding MarR family winged helix-turn-helix transcriptional regulator: MARRPQASVDLRDVELASAPLLRGRGADFSVALQALVTSMNSTAVREAILVQSGFPLPGDMPAFLLLNQLIYRTVARPTDMADAIGTGRSNVSKIVRRLEVAGLVGRMPDPEDGRQSIVGLTAAGREVAERIVAVSSSAYDVIFEDWADTDFEQLEALVVRLVANIDDRLDHAIERTSGVRLPRPVSADSTSAV; the protein is encoded by the coding sequence ATGGCAAGGAGACCTCAAGCCAGCGTTGATCTGCGGGACGTGGAGCTTGCTTCGGCCCCTCTCCTGCGGGGTCGCGGCGCTGACTTCTCGGTCGCACTACAGGCCCTTGTCACTTCGATGAACTCCACAGCAGTGAGGGAAGCGATTCTCGTTCAGAGCGGTTTTCCCTTGCCTGGGGATATGCCGGCCTTCTTGCTACTCAACCAGTTGATCTACCGTACCGTCGCCCGACCAACCGACATGGCAGACGCTATCGGCACGGGTCGTTCGAACGTGAGCAAGATCGTTCGGCGACTTGAAGTAGCGGGGTTGGTAGGGCGGATGCCGGATCCGGAGGACGGTCGGCAGAGCATCGTGGGGCTCACAGCAGCCGGGCGGGAAGTTGCCGAGCGCATCGTCGCAGTCTCGAGTAGTGCGTATGATGTCATATTCGAAGACTGGGCCGACACTGACTTCGAACAGCTCGAGGCTCTCGTCGTTCGGCTTGTGGCGAACATCGACGACCGCCTTGACCACGCAATCGAACGAACTTCAGGTGTCCGACTCCCGAGGCCGGTGAGTGCCGACTCCACCTCGGCGGTCTGA
- a CDS encoding MBL fold metallo-hydrolase translates to MKLTKLEHAAFTVDEASARLYVDPGAYTTPLTDTVGTVAVVITHEHADHWTPEQLDRILASNPDVRIFAPAGVAKAASDYEITVVEAGDEFTVEPFTLRFFGGKHAVIHPSIPVVDNVGVLINGVVYYGGDSFYVPDGVDVDVMAVPAGAPWLKISEVMDFVAEVAPKRSFPTHEMVLSRIGKNLSNDRIASVVEQGGGEHIPLEPGESIEV, encoded by the coding sequence ATGAAACTCACGAAGCTCGAGCACGCCGCCTTCACGGTGGATGAAGCATCCGCACGGCTCTACGTGGATCCTGGCGCCTACACGACCCCGCTGACCGACACCGTCGGAACGGTGGCCGTCGTCATCACGCACGAGCACGCCGACCACTGGACGCCGGAGCAGCTGGATCGCATTCTCGCTTCGAACCCCGACGTGCGCATCTTCGCGCCGGCAGGCGTTGCGAAGGCCGCCTCCGACTACGAGATCACCGTCGTCGAGGCGGGCGACGAGTTCACGGTCGAACCGTTCACGCTTCGCTTCTTCGGCGGGAAGCATGCCGTGATCCACCCGTCGATCCCGGTCGTCGACAACGTCGGCGTGCTGATCAACGGCGTCGTCTACTACGGCGGCGACTCCTTCTACGTGCCGGATGGCGTCGACGTCGACGTCATGGCGGTTCCGGCCGGCGCGCCATGGCTGAAGATCAGCGAGGTCATGGACTTCGTCGCGGAGGTGGCGCCCAAGCGCAGCTTCCCCACACACGAGATGGTGCTCTCGCGGATCGGGAAGAACCTCTCGAACGATCGGATCGCGTCCGTCGTCGAGCAGGGCGGTGGCGAGCACATTCCGCTGGAACCGGGCGAATCGATCGAAGTGTAG
- a CDS encoding diacylglycerol/lipid kinase family protein, which produces MTRDRLRIAVAINPAASFGAHAHVGREFAAALADAGVDVTVLLEKDAATLRTAIEAAVREAPDALVAVGGDGLVHLAVGALAGTDVPLGIVPTGTGNDLARGLRLPLGDHAAAAERVLAALERKPTRIDIGIVRSHGAERRFAGVLSVGFDARVNERANRWRWPRGRVRYILALVRELAGLRPHRFRLTLDGAAGERDAIMLSVANNGYMGGGMAIAPHALLHDGLLDVVTVAPLTRLRLLRLFPRVFTGTHLALQEVTVERARRVHIEADDVVAYADGERIGVAPLSVEVLEGALAVLV; this is translated from the coding sequence GTGACCCGAGATCGCCTCCGGATCGCCGTGGCGATCAACCCCGCAGCCTCCTTCGGCGCCCACGCTCACGTCGGCCGGGAATTCGCCGCCGCGCTCGCCGACGCAGGCGTCGATGTGACGGTTCTGCTCGAGAAGGATGCCGCGACGCTGCGCACCGCCATCGAGGCGGCAGTCCGCGAGGCGCCCGACGCCCTCGTCGCGGTCGGGGGAGACGGGCTCGTGCACCTCGCGGTCGGTGCGCTCGCCGGAACCGACGTCCCACTGGGCATCGTCCCGACAGGGACGGGAAACGACCTCGCTCGGGGACTCAGGCTTCCGCTCGGCGATCACGCCGCCGCGGCCGAGCGAGTCCTCGCCGCGCTCGAGCGTAAGCCGACCCGCATCGACATCGGCATCGTGCGCTCGCATGGGGCCGAGCGGCGATTCGCCGGTGTGCTCTCGGTCGGCTTCGACGCGCGCGTGAACGAGCGTGCGAACCGCTGGCGGTGGCCACGCGGACGAGTGCGCTACATCCTCGCGCTCGTCCGCGAGCTCGCGGGTCTGCGGCCGCACCGGTTCCGGCTCACTCTCGACGGGGCAGCGGGGGAGCGCGACGCGATCATGCTCTCCGTCGCCAACAACGGCTATATGGGCGGCGGCATGGCGATCGCGCCGCATGCCCTGCTGCACGACGGCTTGCTCGACGTCGTGACCGTCGCACCGCTCACGCGACTGCGACTGCTCCGGCTGTTCCCGCGCGTGTTCACGGGAACGCACCTCGCCCTGCAGGAGGTGACGGTCGAGCGCGCTCGCCGAGTTCACATCGAGGCGGACGATGTCGTCGCGTACGCCGACGGCGAGCGAATCGGTGTCGCACCGCTGTCGGTCGAAGTGCTCGAAGGAGCGCTCGCGGTGCTGGTCTGA
- a CDS encoding ABC transporter substrate-binding protein codes for MSTQRRVLTAAAGVAVAALALAGCSGSGNGSGNSGGSGGSLVIGTTDKITTIDPAGSYDNGSFAVMTQVYPFLMNTPYGSPDVEPDIAESAEFTTPSEYTVKLKSGLTFANGHDLTSSDVKFSFDRTIKINDQNGPASLLANLDSVEAPDDTTVVFHLKSENDQTFQQVLSSPAGPIVDEEVFSADALTPDQDIVKGKAFAGQYSIASYDFNNLIQYKANPDYQGVLGKAKTDTVNVKYYAESSNLKLAVQEGDIDVAYRSLTATDVEDLSKNDKVKVTQGPGGEIRYIVFNFNTMPFGAKTDDADPAKALAVRQAMADLLDRDQIAEQVYKGTYTPLYSYVPDGLTGANESLKGLYGDGNGGPDADKAAKTLKDAGIDTPVTLSIQYSNDHYGPSSADEYALIKSQLEETGLFKVDLQTTEWVQYSKDRVADVYPMYQLGWFPDYSDADNYLSPFFVKDNFIGNHYDNADVQSLIEKQRTTTDPDARADVIGQIQDAVAKDLSTLPYLQGAQIAVAGADVKGVTLDASFKFRYAPLSK; via the coding sequence ATGTCCACACAGCGGCGCGTGCTCACCGCGGCAGCAGGTGTTGCCGTCGCGGCCCTCGCCCTCGCCGGCTGCTCGGGATCGGGAAACGGTTCCGGCAACTCGGGCGGCTCTGGCGGCTCGCTCGTCATCGGAACGACCGACAAGATCACCACGATCGACCCCGCCGGCTCCTACGACAACGGCTCCTTCGCCGTCATGACGCAGGTCTACCCGTTCCTCATGAACACGCCGTACGGCAGCCCCGACGTCGAACCCGACATCGCGGAGTCCGCCGAGTTCACGACGCCGAGCGAGTACACGGTCAAGCTCAAGAGCGGACTCACGTTCGCAAACGGCCACGACCTCACCTCGTCCGACGTCAAATTCAGCTTCGACCGCACGATCAAGATCAACGACCAGAACGGTCCGGCCTCGCTCCTCGCGAACCTCGACAGCGTCGAGGCTCCCGACGACACCACGGTCGTCTTCCACCTCAAGAGCGAGAACGACCAGACGTTCCAGCAGGTGCTCTCGAGCCCCGCCGGCCCGATCGTCGACGAAGAGGTGTTCTCCGCCGACGCCCTCACGCCCGATCAGGACATCGTGAAGGGGAAGGCCTTCGCCGGTCAGTACTCCATCGCGAGCTACGACTTCAACAACCTGATTCAGTACAAGGCGAACCCCGACTACCAGGGTGTGCTCGGCAAGGCGAAGACCGACACCGTCAACGTCAAGTACTACGCGGAGTCGTCGAACCTCAAGCTCGCCGTGCAAGAGGGCGACATCGACGTGGCCTACCGCAGCCTCACCGCCACCGACGTCGAGGACCTCTCGAAGAACGACAAGGTGAAGGTCACGCAGGGTCCCGGCGGCGAGATCCGCTACATCGTCTTCAACTTCAACACCATGCCGTTCGGTGCGAAGACCGATGACGCCGACCCCGCGAAGGCTCTCGCAGTGCGCCAGGCGATGGCCGATCTGCTCGACCGCGACCAGATCGCCGAGCAGGTGTACAAGGGCACCTACACGCCGCTGTACTCCTACGTTCCCGACGGCCTGACCGGCGCCAACGAGTCCCTCAAGGGTCTCTACGGCGACGGAAACGGCGGACCGGATGCCGACAAGGCGGCGAAGACGCTCAAGGACGCCGGCATCGATACGCCGGTCACCCTCAGCATCCAGTACTCGAACGACCACTACGGCCCGTCGTCGGCCGACGAGTACGCGCTCATTAAGTCGCAGCTCGAGGAGACCGGCCTCTTCAAGGTCGACCTGCAGACCACCGAGTGGGTGCAGTACTCCAAGGACCGCGTCGCCGACGTGTACCCGATGTACCAGCTCGGCTGGTTCCCTGACTACTCGGACGCCGACAACTACCTGTCGCCGTTCTTCGTCAAGGACAACTTCATCGGCAACCACTACGACAACGCCGATGTGCAGAGCCTCATCGAGAAGCAGCGCACGACGACCGACCCCGACGCCCGTGCGGACGTGATCGGCCAGATCCAGGATGCCGTGGCCAAGGACCTGTCGACCCTGCCGTACCTGCAGGGCGCGCAGATCGCGGTCGCCGGCGCCGACGTGAAGGGCGTCACGCTCGACGCGTCGTTCAAGTTCCGGTACGCGCCGCTCTCGAAGTAG